One region of Peromyscus eremicus chromosome 4, PerEre_H2_v1, whole genome shotgun sequence genomic DNA includes:
- the Slc20a1 gene encoding sodium-dependent phosphate transporter 1 isoform X1 has translation MASTVAPITSTLAAVTAAAPSVDDKLWMLILGFIIAFVLAFSVGANDVANSFGTAVGSGVVTLKQACILASIFETVGSALLGAKVSETIRKGLIDVEMYNSTQGLLMAGSVSAMFGSAVWQLVASFLKLPISGTHCIVGATIGFSLVAKGQRGVKWSELIKIVMSWFVSPLLSGIMSGILFFLVRAFILRKADPVPNGLRALPVFYACTIGINLFSIMYTGAPLLGFDKLPLWGTILISVGCAVFCALFVWFFVCPRMKRKIEREIKSSPSESPLMEKKNNLKEDHEETKMSLGDVENGNPVSEVSCTTGPLRAVVEERTVSFKLGDLEEAPERERLPMDLKEETSIDGTINGAVQLPNGNLVQFSQTVSNQINSSGHYQYHTVHKDSGLYKELLHKLHLAKVGDCMGDSGDKPLRRNNSYTSYTMAICGMPLDSFRAKEGEQKGEEMETLTWPNADTKKRIRMDSYTSYCNAVSDLHSESEMDMNVKAEMGLGDRKGSSGSLEEWYDQDKPEVSLLFQFLQILTACFGSFAHGGNDVSNAIGPLVALYLVYETEDVSTKMATPIWLLLYGGVGICIGLWVWGRRVIQTMGKDLTPITPSSGFSIELASALTVVIASNIGLPISTTHCKVGSVVSVGWLRSKKAVDWRLFRNIFMAWFVTVPISGVISAAIMAIFKYIIPKV, from the exons ATGGCATCTACTGTGGCACCGATTACTAGTACTCTAGCTGCTGTTACTGCTGCTGCTCCATCGGTGGATGACAAACTATGGATGCTCATCCTGGGCTTCATCATTGCATTTGTCTTGGCATTCTCCGTGGGAGCCAATGATGTAGCAAATTCGTTTGGTACAGCTGTGGGCTCAGGTGTGGTGACTCTGAAGCAAGCCTGCATCCTCGCTAGCATCTTCGAAACTGTGGGCTCCGCCTTGCTGGGGGCCAAAGTGAGTGAAACCATCCGGAAGGGCTTGATTGATGTGGAGATGTACAACTCAACTCAAGGCCTGCTCATGGCTGGCTCTGTCAGTGCTATGTTTG GTTCTGCTGTGTGGCAACTAGTGGCTTCGTTTTTGAAGCTCCCCATTTCTGGGACCCATTGTATTGTCGGTGCAACCATTGGCTTCTCCCTCGTGGCGAAGGGGCAGAGGGGCGTCAAGTGGTCCGAACTGATAAAAATTG TGATGTCTTGGTTCGTCTCTCCACTGCTCTCTGGTATTATGTCTGGAATTTTATTCTTCCTTGTTCGTGCATTCATCCTCCGTAAG GCAGATCCAGTTCCTAATGGCTTACGTGCTTTACCAGTTTTTTATGCCTGCACAATTGGAATAAACCTCTTTTCCATTATGTATACTGGAGCACCGT TGCTGGGCTTTGACAAACTTCCTCTGTGGGGTACCATCCTCATCTCGGTGGGATGTGCAGTTTTCTGTGCCCTTTTCGTCTGGTTCTTTGTATGTCCCAGGATGAAGAGAAAAATCGAAC GAGAAATAAAGTCTAGTCCCTCCGAAAGTCCCTTAATGGAAAAGAAGAACAACTTGAAAGAAGACCATGAAGAAACAAAGATGTCTCTTGGGGATGTTGAGAACGGGAATCCTGTGTCTGAGGTATCATGTACCACTGGGCCTCTCCGGGCTGTGGTGGAAGAGAGAACAGTATCATTTAAACTTGGGGACCTGGAGGAAGCTCCAGAGCGAGAGCGGCTTCCCATGGACTTGAAGGAGGAGACCAGCATAGATGGTACCATCAATG GTGCAGTGCAGTTGCCTAATGGGAATCTTGTTCAGTTCAGTCAAACTGTCAGCAACCAGATCAACTCCAGTGGTCACTATCAGTATCACACCGTGCACAAGGATTCTGGCTTGTACAAAGAGCTGCTCCATAAATTACATCTGGCCAAGGTGGGAGACTGCATGGGAGACTCTGGGGACAAGCCCTTGAGGCGCAACAACAGCTACACTTCCTACACCATGGCAATATGTGGCATGCCCCTGGATTCATTCCGTGCCAAAGAAGGGGAGCAGAAGGGGGAAGAAATGGAGACGCTGACATGGCCTAACGCAGATACCAAGAAGCGGATTCGAATGGACAGTTACACCAGTTACTGCAATGCTGTGTCTGACCTTCACTCGGAATCTGAGATGGACATGAACGTCAAGGCTGAGATGGGTCTGGGTGACAGAAAAGGAAGTAGTGGCTCTCTTGAAGAGTGGTATGACCAGGATAAGCCTGAAGTCTCCCTCCTCTTCCAGTTTCTGCAGATCCTTACAGCCTGCTTTGGGTCATTTGCCCACGGTGGCAATGATGTCAG CAATGCCATCGGTCCTCTGGTTGCTTTGTATCTTGTTTATGAAACGGAAGATGTATCTACGAAAATGGCAACACCGATCTGGCTTCTGCTGTATGGTGGTGTTGGTATCTGCATAGGGCTGTGGGTCTGGGGAAGAAGAGTTATCCAGACCATGGGGAAAGACCTGACACCAATCACACCCTCCAG TGGTTTCAGTATTGAACTGGCATCTGCCCTCACTGTGGTCATCGCGTCGAACATTGGCCTTCCCatcagtacaacacactgtaaA gTGGGCTCTGTTGTGTCTGTTGGCTGGCTCCGATCCAAGAAGGCTGTCGACTGGCGACTGTTTCGCAACATTTTTATGGCCTGGTTTGTCACAGTCCCCATTTCTGGGGTTATCAGTGCTGCTATTATGGCAATATTCAAGTACATCATCCCGAAAGTGTGA
- the Slc20a1 gene encoding sodium-dependent phosphate transporter 1 isoform X2: MASTVAPITSTLAAVTAAAPSVDDKLWMLILGFIIAFVLAFSVGANDVANSFGTAVGSGVVTLKQACILASIFETVGSALLGAKVSETIRKGLIDVEMYNSTQGLLMAGSVSAMFGSAVWQLVASFLKLPISGTHCIVGATIGFSLVAKGQRGVKWSELIKIVMSWFVSPLLSGIMSGILFFLVRAFILRKADPVPNGLRALPVFYACTIGINLFSIMYTGAPWLKSPRRWLACAHFRRLQASVC, translated from the exons ATGGCATCTACTGTGGCACCGATTACTAGTACTCTAGCTGCTGTTACTGCTGCTGCTCCATCGGTGGATGACAAACTATGGATGCTCATCCTGGGCTTCATCATTGCATTTGTCTTGGCATTCTCCGTGGGAGCCAATGATGTAGCAAATTCGTTTGGTACAGCTGTGGGCTCAGGTGTGGTGACTCTGAAGCAAGCCTGCATCCTCGCTAGCATCTTCGAAACTGTGGGCTCCGCCTTGCTGGGGGCCAAAGTGAGTGAAACCATCCGGAAGGGCTTGATTGATGTGGAGATGTACAACTCAACTCAAGGCCTGCTCATGGCTGGCTCTGTCAGTGCTATGTTTG GTTCTGCTGTGTGGCAACTAGTGGCTTCGTTTTTGAAGCTCCCCATTTCTGGGACCCATTGTATTGTCGGTGCAACCATTGGCTTCTCCCTCGTGGCGAAGGGGCAGAGGGGCGTCAAGTGGTCCGAACTGATAAAAATTG TGATGTCTTGGTTCGTCTCTCCACTGCTCTCTGGTATTATGTCTGGAATTTTATTCTTCCTTGTTCGTGCATTCATCCTCCGTAAG GCAGATCCAGTTCCTAATGGCTTACGTGCTTTACCAGTTTTTTATGCCTGCACAATTGGAATAAACCTCTTTTCCATTATGTATACTGGAGCACCGT GGCTGAAATCTCCTAGAAGGTGGCTGGCCTGCGCCCATTTCAGAAGGCTGCAGGCTAGTGTATGCTGA